One stretch of Lacimicrobium alkaliphilum DNA includes these proteins:
- a CDS encoding response regulator transcription factor, producing MAKFLIADDHPLFREALAGALQQRFSPLELVQSDSLDSTLACMQQHDDLDLVLLDLHMPGSGDLYGLIRVRQDFPMVPVAVISGSENPQVVAKVMSFGALGFIPKSSSSEQIAGAINAILEGDNWVPEALQGEIQYIDDQNRELAAKVAELTPQQYKVLCFIHNGLLNKQIGYELGITEATVKAHVTAIFRKLDVYSRTQAVLLAEKLQLEPPQSPVSQD from the coding sequence ATGGCTAAGTTTCTGATCGCTGATGATCACCCTTTATTCAGAGAAGCTTTGGCTGGCGCCTTACAGCAGCGCTTTTCACCGCTGGAACTGGTGCAGTCCGACTCGCTTGACAGCACTCTGGCATGCATGCAGCAACATGATGATCTTGATCTGGTGTTGCTGGATTTGCATATGCCCGGTTCTGGTGATTTGTATGGTTTGATCCGGGTACGCCAGGACTTTCCTATGGTGCCGGTGGCTGTGATTTCCGGCAGTGAAAACCCACAGGTGGTGGCGAAGGTCATGAGCTTTGGCGCGCTGGGCTTTATTCCCAAGTCTTCCTCCTCAGAGCAAATCGCCGGTGCTATCAATGCCATTTTAGAAGGCGATAACTGGGTACCCGAAGCGCTACAGGGCGAAATTCAGTACATTGATGATCAAAACCGCGAACTGGCAGCCAAAGTCGCCGAACTGACCCCGCAGCAATACAAGGTGTTGTGTTTTATTCACAACGGCCTTCTGAACAAACAGATCGGCTATGAACTGGGCATTACCGAAGCGACAGTAAAAGCCCATGTGACTGCCATATTCCGCAAGCTTGATGTTTACAGCCGCACTCAGGCGGTACTGCTGGCAGAAAAGCTGCAACTCGAACCTCCGCAGAGTCCTGTTTCCCAGGACTGA